The sequence TAATGTTTTCTATATCGGTTTTATTTTTACCTGTTTTCTGATGCAGTCGATTGATAAAACTTTCATTTAAATCGAAAGTATCCATTAAGTACTCATTTCTGATTCTTTCAAGGAGAAACTTAATTTTTTTATCAATAATATCTTGGTGGTTTCCTTCTTGATAGTACAGATTTCCAATTGTTTTTGTAAAATCGATAGTAGTATTTTTTAAAGGTTCTATTATAGGAATTACACGTTGTTTTCTTTTGGCATTAAAAAACATGAAAACAAATATACTGATGATTGCTATTTTCCAAGCCCAATTTAATGCGGGTTGACTAAATATATAATCCATTGGATGATCTACGCTGTTGCGTGTTTCTTCTAAATACCAATATACTTTGTCTGTGTTAATATGCGACAATACTTGTTCTGCATATTTGTAGTTTTCTTTATCGAGCAAATAATAATTAGTGAATATTGCTGGTTGCGTATGAAAGTAAAACATTCCATTTTTATATGGAATTCGCACAAAGTTAGGATAAGAATCTTTATTGGTGTTTTTTTGATAGCCTAGGACAGTAGTTTTTGTACTATCGAAATCTTTAATATAAACATCATTAATCCCTTTTAGGTAATTATAACTTTCTTTGTCTTTTATGGAGAACTGAAGTGTATCTGAAAAATTACTAGTATAACCGTAATCAAAGTTCAATGAGTCTTTCAAAATTTCTGGAAAGCTACTTGCGCTAATAAAAATTGAATTTCCGTGAGAAGCAAAATACAAAAGTTCCTCTGTGGATTCATCATCAATCATGAAACCTTCATCAATAAACAACATAGAGCCTTTAATACTGTAACTACTATCGCTATAGGAATATTTATAATCTAGAAACTCATAGGGTGTGTTTCCAAACTTTTCAACTTCCTTATTTTTAAAGAAACCATCTATTTCTTGATTTAAAACATAAAGTCCGTATGGGATTTTATCTTTTATACTATAGGTTGGTGTCCAATCTATAGGTTTTGGTCTGTTAGCATCTATAGTTATTATTCCAACGAGAATAAGAACTAAAATAAAGATGTATATTTTTATACTTTTTGGCATTCTATTTATCTTGTATTGCTTTTAAAAAGGCTGCTTCTGCTTTTGAAAAATCTTTTTCATTAATATCAAATTCACCATACCAGCTATAGTCATAGATGTAAGAAAGGTATTGAAAGCTTTCTTTTAGCTGTGTAGATTTAATTTCATATAGATAATCGGAATTGGTTTTTTCAATGTCCCATTCGATTACTTCTTTATCTGTAAGCGATTTTAATAACCACAAATAATAATAACGAATGGTTAATCGATAATCATTCTCTTGTTTTGATTTTTTGATAATCTCTTTAAAATCTATAGAATGAATGTTTTCTTCAACCATTTCAGAAACGGTAATTTTCTTTTTGTTTTTACCAAAAATCCATTGTCCTTCTTTTTTGATAATTAGTCTAACAATCATATAAATTACAAAACCCACAATTCCGTAGGCTATAATTTTCATTATAATTTCTAAACCAGATATAGAACCATCAATATTACCAAGATCAAATAATCTAGAAATAAAATTGCCAACAGCTTTCCAAAAACGATCCCATGCAGACATTGTTTTCGTGTCTATTACAGTTTCATAAATGAAATCCTTGTCTTTGTATTTTTCTTGAAAATTAGGTTCGAAAGTTTTTGATTCTACTGTTAATACTTCTTTAGTGTAAGAAATAGTATCAGTTGAAGTAGTATAATTCTCGTAGTCTAACAAACTTATTGTATCAATAGCCATTTCAGATTGAGATAATCCGATAGAAGTTATTAAAAGAAAGAGAAATAATAGTTTATTCTTCATTTTGTCCAATTAAATCGATGTCACTTTTAATACTATGGCTTTCTTCTTCATCTTTAACACTGTAATAGATAACTCCTTGATTTACGAAAATTAAGTTTTGAAGTGTAAAACTAGATATAGTGTAAACAATCATAAGGATATTCATTGCAATCATAATTGCAGAGTAAGGTTCTGCGCTTTGAGATTCTGTATCAATAGATGCCATAAAGCCTGCAATAGTAATGATATAAGGAACAAATGAAAAAATACCTACAATCATTTGTACTATAATGTACATTATTACTGTTGAACCAATTATTGGCCAAAATTTCATTTTTAATAGGTTAAAACCATTTCCTAAAGATTGAAAATAACCATTTTCTGTTGTTATATAATCATAATAGCATAAAATCATCCAACTCATTAAAGCAGGACCAACGATTAAAAGTAAAGGTATTCCAATGATTATTATTGTTAAGAGAAACATTATTCCCATTAGGATGAAAATTAGCGGAATCATAACAACTAAAGAGGCTAAAAAAAAGATAATTGTTCTTCCAGCTTTTTCTTTCATTATTGCTATAATGCTTTCTGTAGTAATTGTTTTTTTCTCGGCTACTAATTTTAAATAAGCAATAGGGTAGGTATAGTTTATTAAACTAGCAAGCATGACTATTAAGAAAAGGAAAATTCCAAGACCAATAAAAATTCCTAAATTGCTATTTAGAAACAATGCCATTCCATCCGAATTATTTCTGTTTGCATTAGAAAACATTCCTTCAAAGAATATGCTTGTAAAGAAATATAGTGTGGCAACAAGAAGTAACAGAACAATTCCATTAATAATGAAATAATTCTTAAAATAACTTTTACCTTCAATTTTTAAAAAATCAAAAGTATCTCCAACAAATTCACTAAAACCCCTTTTTTTATATAATTGAAACATTTTTTGCTTTTAATTTTTTATTTACGATGAATGGATATATTAGATAATAAAAACTAATTATCCCTAAAGTAGTTAGTATTATTCCAACACTTAATACCTTAGGCATGTCTATAGAATATCGGGTAATAAATCCTTCTAGAAAACCTGCGATTAGCGTAAAAGGCATTGTGCTTAGGAAAATTTTAAACGTATTTTTAAAACCTATCTTAAAAGAGTTAAATCGTGAAAATGTTTTAGGAAATAATATACTTGCTCCTAAAGCAAAACCTGCTCCAGCTTCTATTACCATGGCAAAAATTTCCATAGAACCATGTATCCAAATTCCTCGAACACTTTCCCAAAAAACACCTTGTTGATAGAAAAATGTTTGAAAAGACCCAAGCATAATACAGTTTTGAAGAAGAACCCAAAAGGTTCCTATTCCTAAAAATATTCCAAACAAATAGGATAATGCTCCAACTTTTAAATTATTAAGAGTTATACCTACAAAGCTTCCCCAATTACTTCCACTTTTATAAACAGCTACAGGATTTCCATCTTTAATGTTTTCTAGCGTCATGTTTACATAATGATCGCCTAAAATTACTCTAACGAAAGAATCATCGTTTTTTGCAGAAACAACACCAATTGAT is a genomic window of Flavobacterium jumunjinense containing:
- a CDS encoding stage II sporulation protein M, encoding MREVAFIKQNKEKWLEFEQAIFGKSKKNPDELASLYIHLVNDLAYAQTYYAKSKTVIYLNHLASQTYQKIYKTKREDTNRLVYFFKTEVPLLVYEYRRYIFYAFIIFILLTSIGVVSAKNDDSFVRVILGDHYVNMTLENIKDGNPVAVYKSGSNWGSFVGITLNNLKVGALSYLFGIFLGIGTFWVLLQNCIMLGSFQTFFYQQGVFWESVRGIWIHGSMEIFAMVIEAGAGFALGASILFPKTFSRFNSFKIGFKNTFKIFLSTMPFTLIAGFLEGFITRYSIDMPKVLSVGIILTTLGIISFYYLIYPFIVNKKLKAKNVSII
- a CDS encoding DUF4129 domain-containing protein, encoding MKNKLLFLFLLITSIGLSQSEMAIDTISLLDYENYTTSTDTISYTKEVLTVESKTFEPNFQEKYKDKDFIYETVIDTKTMSAWDRFWKAVGNFISRLFDLGNIDGSISGLEIIMKIIAYGIVGFVIYMIVRLIIKKEGQWIFGKNKKKITVSEMVEENIHSIDFKEIIKKSKQENDYRLTIRYYYLWLLKSLTDKEVIEWDIEKTNSDYLYEIKSTQLKESFQYLSYIYDYSWYGEFDINEKDFSKAEAAFLKAIQDK
- a CDS encoding DUF4350 domain-containing protein, whose amino-acid sequence is MPKSIKIYIFILVLILVGIITIDANRPKPIDWTPTYSIKDKIPYGLYVLNQEIDGFFKNKEVEKFGNTPYEFLDYKYSYSDSSYSIKGSMLFIDEGFMIDDESTEELLYFASHGNSIFISASSFPEILKDSLNFDYGYTSNFSDTLQFSIKDKESYNYLKGINDVYIKDFDSTKTTVLGYQKNTNKDSYPNFVRIPYKNGMFYFHTQPAIFTNYYLLDKENYKYAEQVLSHINTDKVYWYLEETRNSVDHPMDYIFSQPALNWAWKIAIISIFVFMFFNAKRKQRVIPIIEPLKNTTIDFTKTIGNLYYQEGNHQDIIDKKIKFLLERIRNEYLMDTFDLNESFINRLHQKTGKNKTDIENIIRLIKKYRNQTNSSDKDLVEFNNAIEKLNI